In Apodemus sylvaticus chromosome 8, mApoSyl1.1, whole genome shotgun sequence, one genomic interval encodes:
- the LOC127690991 gene encoding uncharacterized protein LOC127690991, with protein sequence MQSMLLRIFRRENRIQTEIRPRQKRQKEAGLLSCWHLRRRKWSWGRHRSVGKASSQPSNINEEEQRMKRLDKLKGDLQKMENERDKLQENLAHYTNQDLNDRNNFESFMLNMQYTEMMTNLKKMPQELSVALSKCKELSKENQMYCFRNCHLQCESNHLKQKVRMLWTDNRQLLLEQISLEECNKQTVCTKVCEKLCDSCTKQHQVG encoded by the exons ATGCAGTCCATGCTGCTCAGGATATTTCGGAGGGAGAATAGAATACAGACAGAGATCAGGCctaggcagaagaggcagaaggaggctgGTCTTCTGTCATGTTGGCATTTAAGAAGGAGGAAATGGTCATGGGGAAGGCACA GGTCTGTTGGGAAGGCATCATCACAACCGTCCAACATCAATGAggaggagcagagaatgaagaggTTGGACAAGCTCAAAGGGGatctccagaagatggaaaatgagaGAGACAAACTCCAGGAAAATCTGGCCCATTACACTAACCAGGATTTAAATGACAG GAACAACTTTGAGTCATTTATGCTTAATATGCAATACACCGAAATGATGACCAACCTCAAAAAAATGCCACAAGAGCTCAGTGTGGCCTTGTCCAAGTGCAAGGAGCtaagtaaagaaaatcaaatgTACTG CTTTAG GAATTGCCACCTCCAGTGTGAATCTAACCATCTCAAGCAAAAAGTCAGGATGTTGTGGACTGATAACAGACAACTGCTTCTGGAGCAGATTTCACTGGAAGAGTGCAACAAGCAAACAGTCTGTACAAAAGTCTGTGAAAAGTTGTGTGACTCATGTACCAAGCAGCATCAGGTAGGATGA